Genomic DNA from Hymenobacter jejuensis:
CACAAGTCCTGCCTACGCGCTTGTGGGCGCTCCCAAATCCATCGGCGCCAAAAAGAAATTTGACAAAGTCTTCGGCGGCGACGTTACGTACTTCGAAAAAACCGGCCAGATTAAGCAGCGTATCAAAGTGCTGCAGCCAGGCGCCCTCAGCATCAAAGCCGACGTTGAATACCAAACCTGCTCCGATACCGATGGCCGTTGCGTTCCCGGCAACGAAACGCTCACCTTTGGCCCCATCGAGGTAAGTGGAAAAGCTACAGGCGCAATTCCTGCTCCGGCTTCCCCGGCTACTGGCGCTGTTCCAGCACCTGCCGCCCCCGCTGCGACAGCCGCGACAAATGTTGCTTCTGATCAATCAGCACCAGCCCCCGCTTCCGATACGATAGCTGCTGCGGCTACGGTAGTTTCCGTTGAGCAGCAGCCCACTACGCCCATCACTACCGTAGGTCCTGGCGCGCCTATTACAGCTGGGGTTGCCGCCTCGGCCAGCAACACGAGCGGCGGCTTATGGAGTTTTGCCGTGCTGGCCTTCATCTCCGGCCTAGCAGCCCTCCTTACGCCCTGTGTCTTTCCGATGGTGCCCATGACGGTTTCGTTCTTCACCGGCGGCTCCGATACGCGGGCGCGCGGTATTCTGAAGGCGCTGGTGTATGGTCTCTCTATCATCTTGATTTACACCATAATAGGTGTTGTTGTGGCTCGGCTGCTGGGCGAAGATGGGCCAAACTTTATGGCTACGCACTGGCTGCCTAATCTGCTGTTCTTTGTGGTGTTTGTGGTATTTGGCTTGTCTTTTCTGGGCCTATTTGAAATCACGTTGCCGCACGCCTTGGTCAACAAGGCTGATGCCCAAGCCGACAAAGGCGGTTGGCTCGGCGTATTCTTTATGGCCTTCACGCTGGTGCTGGTCTCGTTTTCGTGCACGGGCCCCATCGTGGCAACAGTGCTCGGCTTGGCCGCACGCGGCGAAACCATGATGCCAATTGTAGGCATGTTCGGCTTTTCGCTGGCGTTTGCGCTGCCGTTTACTTTATTCGCCATTTTCCCATCTTGGTTGAAAGGCTTACCTCGCTCAGGCGGCTGGCTTAATACAGTAAAAGTGGTGCTAGGCTTTGTTGAACTGATGCTGGCGCTTAAGTTCCTGAGTATGGCGGACTTAGCTTACCACTGGAACCTGCTCAGCCGCGACTTGTACATCGTTCTTTGGATCGTGCTTTCGGCGCTGCTGGGCTTTTACCTGCTGGGCAAGTTCCGCCTGTCCCACGACAGCGAGCTGACGCACCTGAGTGTGCCTCGCCTGCTGATGGCGGTGCTCTCGTTTAGCTTTATGGTCTATTTGGTGCCGGGCTTGGTAGGGGCGCCGCTGCCCTTGCTGGCGGGCTACTTGCCGCCGCAGTCAAATCACGATTTCTCTTTGGCCAACGCCAGTCCGGCCGTACCAGCCGTTAATAGCTTATGCGAAACACCGCGTTTCGCCAGCTTTCTCGAGTTGCCACACGGCTTACAAGGGTACTTCGATCTGGAGCAGGCCAAACGTTGCGCCCGCCAGCAGAAAAAACCCATTTTCATCGATTTTACCGGCCATGCCTGCGTCAACTGCCGCAAGATGGAAGCTACGGTGTGGAGCGACCCACAAGTGCTGCAGCGCCTTCGCAATGACTATGTAGTGGTCGCCCTCTACGTAGATGACAAAGCTGAACTGCCCAAAAACGAGTGGTATACTTCCAAGCGCGACGGCCAGCAGAAAACTACATTAGGCAAGCAAAACGCTGATTTTCAAATAGATGCCTACGGTGTGAATGCACAGCCCTATTACGTGCTGCTAAACCCCGATGATGCAGGCAATAAGCCTTTGGTAACGCCTGTTGCCTATGAGCCTGATATTGAGACCTTTGTGAAATTTCTGGATGCTGGCCTGCAACAGTACCGCCAACAAACCCAACCAGTAGCTGTGCAGCAGCACTAACGAAGGGGGCGGTTAATCTCAGATCCCGAAATCAACTGCCGAAACAACGTGATACTTGGCTTAACGCAACGGTTTTGGTAGACAGTCGCCGTAAAAAAAGCAGAGCCCCTCGTGCAACTTTTGTTGCGCAAGGGGCTCTTGATCTTTTGGAAGAAGTATGTTTTACAACTGGAAAAAGCGAGCTTTGCCCGATTTTTCACAAGATTCTCACGCTAGTGAACCAGCTTTGCGGCCTGATTATACCTGATGCCGCGCCAAAAAGAAAGGCTGCACCCACCCAGATGCAGCCTTCTGAAAAGAGACGCACCCACCCAGATACGTCCCGGTTTTTCCCCTCTTCGGTATTCCCAATTTTCAGCTGTAGAAGAAGGGTTCGAACCTCCACGAAGCAGTTAGCCGGCCGCCGGACCAGTTTATCCCAAATCTTCACCCCCGAGAGAGGAGGGCTTGTCTGCCAATTCCAACATTCTACAAGTTGTTTATCTTTCCCCCGCCGTTCGCGTTGGATTATGACAAATGTAGTAGATGATTCTTTATTATAAAACTTTGGCAAACTTATGATTGAAAATTTACATACTTTTTAATATTCGTTCTGAATCATTGCCAAATCGATAATCAACCTGTTGCAAAATGGCCCGTAATTACGAACTTGACGACACCGACCGCAAAATCTTAGCGCTCTTGATTGACGACGCGAAAATGCCCTATACCGAAATCGCCCGCAAGGTGCATGTTTCGGGGGGCACCGTGCACGTGCGCATGGCCCGAATGGAAGAGCTCGGCATTGTGCAGGGTGCTACGTTACGCATTGATTATCAGAAGCTTGGGTACGGTGTCATTGCCTTTCTAGGCATTTATCTGCTGAAAAGCTCGATGTATAACAACGTGGCCGAGCAACTGCACAAGATCCCGGAAGTCGTGAACATCAACTACACAACCGGCAACTACAGCATCTTCGCTCGGCTGGTATGCCGCGATACCCAGCACCTGCGCGACGTTCTGCATGACCAGATTCAGCTCATCGACGGAATCGAACGCACTGAAACCCTCATTTCTCTGGAAGAAAGCCTGAACCGACCGATTCAGTTGCAATAGTTTCACAAAAAAGGGCTCTCAATTCTGGGAGCCCTTTTTTGTGAAATTGACAATTAGCAGTGTTAATCGTTGCGACTTTCTCAATCGGCAATTCCTGTGGCGCTATAAATCTTTTTTGGTAGTAGTTGTGGTAGTCGTAGTGGTTTTTTTGCCAGGAGTAGGTTTGGCAGGCGGACTTGTCCGCTTGACGGTAGTGGTACGCTGCGCGGTTGTGCTCGGCGCCGGCACTCCTACTTTGGAAGTTGTCGTCGTTCGAGTCGTTTTTTTGGCTACGGCGGGCTTGGTTACCTTTTTGGTAGTAACTGCTGAGGTGCTGTGTTGCACGGCCGTTTGCTTATGCACGGCGGTAGTGTCTTGGGCCTGAGCGACTAGGCTCGCGAAAGCCAACGGAAAAAGGAGCGTGAGAACGCGGTTCATAGGGAATAGGGTGGGAAAAAAGAGTGAATGAAACTGACTACTGCTTATGAAATATAGCATTTTTTTAAGTAACCGATAGGCTTTTTTGGCTGCTGTCGAGCCTGTTCCTATCTTTCGTAAGGCCCTGATTACCTTGAATTGCCTGCGCGTATGAAAACCCGTCTCGTCGCATTATTTGTCTGCCTAGTTGCTCCGTGGGCCGCGGCAGCGCAGAACATGCCCGCCGTTTACCTCAACGACCGTGACGAGGCCACGGTGCCCGACAGCGCTACTCATTACCGACTTATCGAGCGCAAAAACGAGAGCGCGGGCACGTACGCCATTCAGGAATATTCGTTGGCGGGGCAGTTGCTGTTGCGCGGCACTTTTTCCACCATCGAGCCTCCGGTCCGCAGTGGGCAGTTTACGTGGTATTACGCCAACGGCGCTCGCGCCAGCCAAGTGCATTACCGCGACGACGAAGCCGATGGCGTGTATGTCGCGTGGTACGAAGATGGCAAAGTGAGCAACCGCGGCGAATACGACAACGGCCAGCGCGTGGGCCGTTGGGTATCGGTGCACCGCAATGGCCAGAAGCGCTCCGAAGGGCACTACGTAGCCGGCCGGCCGCACGGCGAATGGCGCTACTATTACAACACGGGCCAGCTCAGCGCCATTGAGCAGCTCGACAAAGGCCGGTCGATGGGCACTGTATTCTACAACGCCGACGGCACGCACGCGGCCGCTACCGTGGAGCGCCGGCAGGTGCCGCAGTTTCCGGGTGGCGAGGCAGGGCTGTTGCAGTATCTGGCCCGCAACGCAGAATATCCGAAGGCCGCGCGCCGCAAGAACATCACGGGCAAAGTCTACGTGTCTTACACAGTGGGCGAAGATGGCCGGGTGAGCCACGTGCAGGTTGTCCGCGGCCTAGCTCCCGACGTCGACAACGAGGCGCGTCGTGTGGTGGCAAATATGCCCGCCTTCCTGCCCGGCCGCGAATACAACGTGCCCACGGCCATGACGTTTACACTGCCCATTTACTTTGCCCCCAACTTTACCATCTTCGGCGGCACCCGGCCACGACAAGTTCCGCCCACGGAAGCCTTGGCGGGCATTCCCGAAGAAATTTTCTAACCCTATTCTATCGGTCAATTCGCGCTATCTGTCGATTGCTTTTGATATGGTTTTGTGCAAATGTTTGATAGTCAAATGGTTATATATATAGCCCGATTTAGGGTTTCGGGGAGCTGGCATTAGGCTTGCCTAAGGGATATCAGCAGCGTATTATACGCTGCCTCAGCAGTAAGGCTTTGATAGCCAACCTGTTTTGTTATTCTGGCAATCCTTCCTAACCGCTTTCCCATGAAAACTTCCTTGCTTTCGTTTGTTGCTGCTGTGGGCCTGTTGGCCACCACCAATTCTTTTGCTGCCACCATCATTCCGGATCACGAGCGTGACGGCCGCCGTACCGAAGAGTATAGAAACAACGACCGCCATACGTCGACTGGTGAGCGTGCCCGCTACGAAGCTTCGCAACGCAAGAACCAGCGCGAACAAGAACGCCGTGTGGCTCAGGAGCGCGCCCGTTATGAGGCACAACGCCGCGCCGACCAGCAACGCGCTGCCGAACGTGCCCGCTACGAGGCCCAACGCCGCCACAACGACCACGGCCGCGACCGTGACCGTGGGTATGGCTACCAACGCTAACCTCTGAGCGGGCCAAATGCAAAAAGCCCCGCTGCCAAATCTGGCAGCGGGGCTTTTTGTCTGACTATGCAACTGGTAATTAGGCAGTAACCTGAGCGTCTAGTTTTTGGGCCAGAACGTGCTTCGGTACGGCGCCTACTTGCTTATCTACGATTTGACCGTTCTTAAACACCAACAGTGTCGGGATGCTGCGGATGCCGAACTTAGCGGAAGTCTGAGGATTGGAGTCGACATCGACCTTGCCCACCACAACGCGGCCTTCGTATTCGCCGGCCAGCTCTTCTACTACTGGGCCTACCATGCGGCAAGGTCCGCACCATTCGGCCCAGAAGTCTACGAGCACGGGCTGATCGGAATTGATAATTTGATCGAAGTTAGCATCGGTGATTTCGATGGCTTTGTGTCCCATAACAGTAGGGGTTTTGTGAATTACGTTAAACTGCTTCTTACGAGCAATGGGGATGCAAGGTAGCAGATTGCGTGTTCAACAAGATGCGAGCCGGAAAGTTCAACCGGCCAGAGTGGCAGAGTTTCGAAAAGTTTAAATCAGTTGGCAAGCGTCAATTTCCATCTCGCGCATCTTCCGGATAAATTCTTTCGGCTCGATGCGGTAGCGCCGCGAATACGTGTCCACTGTCAGGTGTTCGTGCGGCTCCGCAAACTTGATTTCCAGCTTCTTAGAGCCCGGCGCTTCTTCCACAGCCGCCATAAACCGGTCCATAAACGGCTCGGTAATAGTGCGCAGATCGAGCTGCACGCGCACACCATTCGATAGCTTTTCGGCTACGTTGAAAAGCGGCTCCATGGTAAGAACCTTAAATTCAAACTGATCCGAATCGCGGAATCGCTGTTGGTATTTGCCCCGGATATACATGGGCGGCACCTGCTCTTTGTCGTAGTTGCGGGGGTTAATCAGGCCCGAGAACTTCGAATAATCGTCGCGGAACAAGGCTAGGTTCAGCGACGAATCGTAGTCTTCGATGTTGAACGACACAAACGGCTGCCCTGTCTTTGTCGTCTTGAATAGCACGTTCGAGATCAGCCCGGCCACCGTGATATCGCGGTTTTTATACGTCTCAATTTTGTCGAGGCCGCAGGTGCAATACGAGTCGATTTCGAGCTTGAAGTCATCCAGCGGATGGCCCGAAAGGTAGAAGCCCACTACTTCCTTTTCGCGGCGCAGCTTCTCGGTGGGGCTCCACGGCTCCATATCCACAACTTTGGGCAGCGGCGCGGCCACAGCTCCGAAAGCCCCAGCGCCGAATAAGCTGTGCTGCGCCGATTCTTTAGCCGCTTGGTGCTGCTGGCCCATGCGCATCGACTTCT
This window encodes:
- a CDS encoding protein-disulfide reductase DsbD family protein, with translation MFAPRKLLLLPLLLWLSLLSAAAQILTPTKLATAVSNPTAKVGEELDLIVNARMNDTWHLYATDFDPDLGPVVFTFTFATSPAYALVGAPKSIGAKKKFDKVFGGDVTYFEKTGQIKQRIKVLQPGALSIKADVEYQTCSDTDGRCVPGNETLTFGPIEVSGKATGAIPAPASPATGAVPAPAAPAATAATNVASDQSAPAPASDTIAAAATVVSVEQQPTTPITTVGPGAPITAGVAASASNTSGGLWSFAVLAFISGLAALLTPCVFPMVPMTVSFFTGGSDTRARGILKALVYGLSIILIYTIIGVVVARLLGEDGPNFMATHWLPNLLFFVVFVVFGLSFLGLFEITLPHALVNKADAQADKGGWLGVFFMAFTLVLVSFSCTGPIVATVLGLAARGETMMPIVGMFGFSLAFALPFTLFAIFPSWLKGLPRSGGWLNTVKVVLGFVELMLALKFLSMADLAYHWNLLSRDLYIVLWIVLSALLGFYLLGKFRLSHDSELTHLSVPRLLMAVLSFSFMVYLVPGLVGAPLPLLAGYLPPQSNHDFSLANASPAVPAVNSLCETPRFASFLELPHGLQGYFDLEQAKRCARQQKKPIFIDFTGHACVNCRKMEATVWSDPQVLQRLRNDYVVVALYVDDKAELPKNEWYTSKRDGQQKTTLGKQNADFQIDAYGVNAQPYYVLLNPDDAGNKPLVTPVAYEPDIETFVKFLDAGLQQYRQQTQPVAVQQH
- a CDS encoding Lrp/AsnC ligand binding domain-containing protein, with translation MARNYELDDTDRKILALLIDDAKMPYTEIARKVHVSGGTVHVRMARMEELGIVQGATLRIDYQKLGYGVIAFLGIYLLKSSMYNNVAEQLHKIPEVVNINYTTGNYSIFARLVCRDTQHLRDVLHDQIQLIDGIERTETLISLEESLNRPIQLQ
- a CDS encoding TonB family protein, which gives rise to MKTRLVALFVCLVAPWAAAAQNMPAVYLNDRDEATVPDSATHYRLIERKNESAGTYAIQEYSLAGQLLLRGTFSTIEPPVRSGQFTWYYANGARASQVHYRDDEADGVYVAWYEDGKVSNRGEYDNGQRVGRWVSVHRNGQKRSEGHYVAGRPHGEWRYYYNTGQLSAIEQLDKGRSMGTVFYNADGTHAAATVERRQVPQFPGGEAGLLQYLARNAEYPKAARRKNITGKVYVSYTVGEDGRVSHVQVVRGLAPDVDNEARRVVANMPAFLPGREYNVPTAMTFTLPIYFAPNFTIFGGTRPRQVPPTEALAGIPEEIF
- the trxA gene encoding thioredoxin, giving the protein MGHKAIEITDANFDQIINSDQPVLVDFWAEWCGPCRMVGPVVEELAGEYEGRVVVGKVDVDSNPQTSAKFGIRSIPTLLVFKNGQIVDKQVGAVPKHVLAQKLDAQVTA